Within the Emticicia oligotrophica DSM 17448 genome, the region CTAAATATATCAAAGCAATAATTCAATAAATAACCCTATAAACTTAGCACGGTTTTGAAATTCGTGCTAAGTTTTTTGTTTTTTTTAAATTCAAATAGATTTTAAATGCCCGTAGAATTAGATAAATCAAAAATAAAAGCACTCATTTTTGATGTGGATGGTACCTTACGAGATACCGATGATGAAATGGTGAGAAGCCTTGAATTATTACTATTAAAATTTGAGTTTTTCTTTTCTTCAAAAAAAGCCCAAACTTCGGCTCGTTGGATTGTGATGAACATGGAAAATCCAGCACAAGTAATTTTACATTATGCTGATAAATGGGGTTGGGATACTTTAATTCATAAATTTGTTCAAGTTATTCGGTGGTTACTCAAACCACTTAAAAAATCAACGAACTTTCAAACTATTGAAGGAATAGAGGCAATGATTGCCGAATTATCAAAGCATTATCC harbors:
- a CDS encoding HAD family hydrolase, with the protein product MPVELDKSKIKALIFDVDGTLRDTDDEMVRSLELLLLKFEFFFSSKKAQTSARWIVMNMENPAQVILHYADKWGWDTLIHKFVQVIRWLLKPLKKSTNFQTIEGIEAMIAELSKHYPLAVASAGEEATVRNFLNHAGIAQYFTCVATALTCPHTKPFADPLVWAALQMGVKPDECLMIGDTTVDILAGKNANTQTVGVLCGFGEREELTSLKPELILNTTSELTQILLNN